Proteins encoded within one genomic window of Aerococcus viridans:
- a CDS encoding energy-coupled thiamine transporter ThiT: MNASQKLVVWVEGLLFVILALLIESIFPETITSYNITVAISLTLLVFYSYRRGSTAGFIAGAVLGAVVGYLQVENVQTEWMVLVASAIQTAMVGLSGKFARNLQRTLFNRRMSSVYLNLITGTVMTFAAFFILKFIFNQYVLNVGQVADGTYAMSMLWSFLANLALALIILVIILNVSSKFWIPKNTPYISRKERSRLLND, encoded by the coding sequence ATGAACGCGTCACAAAAATTAGTAGTCTGGGTTGAAGGCTTATTATTTGTCATCCTGGCTTTATTAATTGAAAGTATCTTCCCAGAAACCATTACAAGTTACAATATTACCGTAGCGATTTCATTAACCCTATTGGTTTTCTATTCATATAGAAGAGGATCAACAGCAGGCTTTATCGCTGGTGCAGTACTTGGAGCAGTAGTGGGGTATTTACAAGTAGAGAATGTACAAACAGAGTGGATGGTGCTAGTAGCTAGTGCAATCCAAACAGCTATGGTTGGGTTATCGGGTAAATTTGCCCGAAACTTACAGCGGACGTTATTCAACCGCCGTATGTCTAGTGTATACCTAAACCTAATTACCGGGACAGTTATGACTTTTGCCGCATTCTTCATCCTAAAATTTATCTTTAATCAATATGTGCTAAATGTTGGTCAAGTGGCTGACGGTACATATGCGATGAGTATGTTATGGTCATTCTTGGCTAACTTAGCCTTAGCTTTAATCATCCTAGTAATCATCTTGAACGTATCATCGAAATTTTGGATTCCAAAGAATACGCCATATATTTCGCGCAAAGAACGTTCACGTTTATTGAATGACTAA
- the rpoZ gene encoding DNA-directed RNA polymerase subunit omega produces MIIYPSIDKLLDRIDSKYSLVSIAAKRATELQVEKNPMLTEYQSPKFVGQALEEIASNDLVIDPDSLTQS; encoded by the coding sequence ATGATTATCTATCCATCAATTGACAAATTATTAGACCGCATCGACTCAAAATACTCATTAGTATCAATTGCAGCAAAACGCGCAACTGAATTACAAGTTGAGAAGAACCCAATGTTAACTGAATACCAATCACCTAAATTTGTAGGTCAAGCGTTAGAAGAAATCGCTTCTAATGACTTAGTGATTGATCCAGACTCATTAACACAAAGCTAA
- the fmt gene encoding methionyl-tRNA formyltransferase gives MKRIVFMGTPAFSVNILDALVAQDDQYEVVAVVTQPDRPVGRKRKLTPSPVKEAALKHDIPVYQPEKIGRDQEIKDLLAEDIDLIVTAAFGQFLPTSILEAPKYGAVNVHASLLPKYRGGAPVHYAIWNGDKETGVTIMRMVKKMDAGDILTQVVVPIESDDTVATMFDKLSVAGTDLLIETLPKLFAGEIEPQAQVEEEATFSPNITSQQEQIDWRKEAQQIDNQVRAFNAWPVAHTKVDGQRWKIWQVAPVKEESTDEKPGTIIKIQKKPAQLWVATGNKTVLAIEQLQPAGKKKMDVAAFINGGAGNLAVGDSFDQVEDDIDGE, from the coding sequence TTGAAAAGAATTGTATTTATGGGGACACCCGCATTTTCAGTGAATATATTAGACGCATTAGTTGCGCAAGATGACCAGTATGAAGTGGTTGCAGTTGTGACGCAGCCCGACCGTCCAGTAGGGCGCAAACGGAAATTAACACCATCACCAGTGAAAGAAGCGGCTTTAAAACACGACATTCCAGTTTACCAACCGGAAAAAATCGGCCGGGACCAAGAAATCAAAGACTTATTAGCTGAGGACATCGATTTAATCGTCACAGCAGCCTTTGGTCAATTCTTACCGACGAGCATATTAGAGGCGCCAAAATACGGCGCGGTAAATGTACATGCGTCATTACTACCTAAATACCGCGGGGGCGCACCAGTTCACTATGCCATTTGGAATGGTGACAAGGAAACAGGCGTGACGATTATGCGGATGGTGAAAAAAATGGATGCAGGGGACATTTTAACCCAAGTGGTCGTCCCAATTGAAAGTGACGATACCGTTGCGACTATGTTCGATAAATTATCGGTTGCAGGGACGGACCTATTAATAGAAACATTACCGAAATTATTTGCCGGTGAAATTGAACCGCAAGCCCAAGTTGAGGAAGAGGCGACATTTTCCCCAAATATTACGAGCCAACAGGAACAAATTGATTGGCGTAAAGAAGCGCAGCAAATTGACAACCAAGTGCGGGCCTTTAATGCTTGGCCAGTAGCCCATACAAAAGTGGACGGGCAGCGATGGAAAATTTGGCAGGTAGCACCAGTCAAAGAAGAATCGACTGACGAAAAACCAGGCACAATTATTAAAATTCAAAAGAAACCGGCTCAATTATGGGTAGCAACAGGAAACAAAACCGTTCTAGCTATTGAACAATTACAACCAGCTGGTAAGAAAAAAATGGACGTTGCAGCCTTCATTAACGGTGGGGCCGGCAACTTAGCGGTCGGCGATAGCTTTGACCAAGTGGAGGACGATATAGATGGAGAATAA
- the gmk gene encoding guanylate kinase, which produces MKSKGLLVVLSGPSGVGKGTVRQALFETDTNHDQFYYSVSATTRQPRPGEVDGKDYFFVSRDEFEGMIEDERLLEYAEYVGNYYGTPLQYVEEMTDQGKDVFLEIEVQGALQVKRRMPDAVFIFLAPPTMHELESRIVNRGTDAPEVIEKRMHQAREELQLVTQYDYVVENDNVDSAVERIQTIINAEHLKTDRFVDDIVENYLKEGDEK; this is translated from the coding sequence ATGAAATCGAAAGGACTATTAGTTGTATTATCCGGTCCCTCTGGAGTGGGGAAGGGAACAGTGCGACAAGCGCTGTTCGAGACTGATACAAATCATGATCAGTTTTATTATTCAGTTTCTGCAACAACCCGACAACCGCGCCCGGGCGAAGTAGATGGAAAAGACTACTTCTTTGTATCGCGCGACGAATTCGAAGGTATGATTGAAGACGAACGTTTGTTGGAGTATGCTGAATATGTAGGCAACTACTATGGAACACCCCTTCAATACGTTGAAGAAATGACTGACCAAGGTAAGGATGTTTTCCTTGAAATAGAGGTTCAAGGTGCATTGCAGGTTAAAAGACGTATGCCAGATGCGGTATTCATTTTTCTTGCACCGCCTACTATGCATGAGTTAGAATCTAGAATAGTTAACCGTGGTACCGACGCGCCAGAAGTCATTGAAAAACGGATGCATCAAGCACGTGAAGAGTTACAATTGGTTACGCAATACGACTATGTTGTTGAAAATGACAATGTAGACTCAGCAGTTGAACGAATTCAAACCATCATAAATGCTGAGCATTTAAAGACTGACCGCTTTGTCGACGATATTGTAGAAAATTACTTAAAGGAAGGCGACGAAAAATAA
- the priA gene encoding primosomal protein N': MVEANVIEVIVDVPTMQTDHPFEYQIPEEMVNIIQPGMRVQVPFGSRNLLGYVISPAKTEADFEGELKPITALLDDEPVLNAEMLQLGKDMAKQNFCFLVEAYHTMLPNLLKVNYEKFFLPTPEISYLDHQQYFDDLSEIAWSEAEKRGILTELIALKNKGHLSIDYRVEDRKRYKTEKWVQPLMAFDQLEEEVTSIRKTAKKQLALVEVLMELDGKKVPAKYLRDEFDLHTATLKAGAEKGWLKLYDQQVNRDPYADIAIEKSEKLPLQAQQEAAFIAVKEAMDNQEDRVFLLQGVTGSGKTEVYLQLIQEALDKDKEAILLVPEISLTPQMVNRLKSRFGNQVAVLHSQLSTGEHFDEWRKLKKGQAKIAVGARSSIFAPLDNIGLIILDEEHESTYKQSDNPRYHAREVAKWRAAYHHSPVILGSATPSLESRARAQNGVYQLLEMPERSNQRPLPPVEIIDMREEFKHKNYYQFSRQLRDRMQATMDRGEQVALMLNRRGFANFMQCRDCGYTFQCPNCDVSLTYHYHDKQLQCHYCGYNEARPQRCPDCGQTHLREFGTGTEKVEQEINELFPNKTVARMDMDTTRRKGSHERILKQIADKKADILLGTQMIAKGLDFPNITLVGIINADTTLYLPDFRAAERTFQLLTQMSGRAGRGDLDGQVLIQTYNPDHYALTLAKNHDYDRFYQTEMQYRKLNQYSPYYFTVRFTISNFDDHTTQATAAKVAAILQRADIQATKVIGPAQSTISRINNQYYYQLLYQHRGNQAIQAVLQEIQEKAQDWSKDKIYVSIDVDPQSFM, from the coding sequence ATGGTTGAGGCAAATGTTATAGAAGTGATTGTGGACGTTCCCACCATGCAGACGGACCATCCTTTTGAATACCAAATCCCTGAAGAAATGGTGAATATTATTCAACCAGGCATGCGGGTACAAGTCCCATTTGGCAGTCGTAACCTCTTGGGTTATGTCATTTCACCAGCTAAAACAGAGGCTGATTTTGAAGGCGAATTGAAGCCGATTACCGCACTTTTAGACGACGAACCGGTTTTAAACGCGGAAATGTTGCAATTAGGTAAGGATATGGCCAAGCAAAACTTTTGTTTCTTAGTTGAAGCCTACCATACCATGCTGCCTAACTTGCTCAAGGTAAATTATGAAAAGTTCTTCCTGCCAACCCCTGAAATTTCCTATCTGGACCATCAGCAATACTTTGATGACCTCAGTGAAATCGCCTGGTCTGAAGCCGAAAAAAGGGGAATTCTCACCGAGTTGATAGCACTTAAAAATAAAGGTCACCTGTCTATAGACTATCGGGTAGAAGACCGTAAACGCTATAAAACGGAAAAATGGGTACAACCACTGATGGCCTTTGACCAACTAGAGGAAGAAGTCACCAGCATTCGAAAAACAGCTAAAAAGCAACTTGCCTTGGTGGAAGTGTTAATGGAGCTGGACGGTAAGAAAGTACCAGCTAAATACTTACGGGACGAGTTTGACTTGCACACAGCTACGCTTAAAGCAGGGGCTGAAAAGGGCTGGTTAAAACTTTACGACCAACAAGTTAACCGTGATCCCTATGCAGATATTGCGATTGAAAAATCAGAAAAGTTACCCTTACAAGCTCAACAAGAAGCTGCCTTTATTGCTGTAAAAGAAGCCATGGATAACCAAGAAGACCGGGTATTCTTACTACAAGGGGTAACAGGGTCAGGGAAGACTGAGGTCTACCTGCAACTGATTCAAGAGGCCTTAGATAAAGATAAAGAGGCCATTTTACTAGTGCCAGAAATTTCCTTAACCCCGCAAATGGTCAACCGGTTGAAAAGTCGCTTTGGGAACCAAGTAGCGGTCTTGCATAGTCAATTATCAACAGGGGAACACTTTGATGAGTGGCGCAAATTAAAAAAAGGTCAAGCTAAAATCGCTGTAGGGGCCCGGTCATCTATATTTGCACCATTAGACAATATCGGTTTGATTATTTTAGATGAAGAACATGAATCCACCTACAAACAATCAGATAATCCTCGCTACCATGCAAGGGAAGTGGCCAAATGGCGGGCAGCTTACCACCATTCGCCCGTTATCCTAGGGTCAGCAACCCCTAGTCTAGAATCTAGAGCACGAGCCCAAAATGGGGTTTATCAACTACTTGAAATGCCAGAAAGATCCAATCAAAGGCCACTACCGCCTGTTGAAATTATTGATATGCGTGAAGAATTTAAACATAAAAATTACTATCAATTCTCACGGCAATTACGTGACCGAATGCAGGCTACAATGGACCGGGGCGAACAGGTTGCTTTGATGTTAAACCGTCGTGGTTTCGCCAATTTCATGCAATGCCGAGACTGCGGTTATACCTTTCAATGTCCAAATTGTGATGTATCACTGACTTACCATTATCATGACAAACAGTTGCAGTGTCACTATTGTGGCTATAACGAGGCCAGACCGCAACGTTGTCCAGATTGTGGTCAAACCCACTTACGTGAATTTGGTACGGGGACGGAAAAGGTGGAACAAGAAATTAATGAGCTGTTTCCGAATAAAACCGTGGCTCGGATGGATATGGATACCACCCGTCGTAAAGGGAGTCATGAACGGATATTAAAGCAAATTGCTGATAAAAAAGCAGATATTTTACTAGGTACCCAGATGATTGCCAAGGGGCTGGATTTTCCAAATATCACTTTAGTAGGGATTATCAATGCAGATACCACACTCTATCTGCCAGATTTTAGAGCAGCTGAGCGGACTTTCCAGCTCTTGACCCAAATGTCAGGACGGGCAGGCCGCGGGGACCTGGACGGGCAAGTCTTGATTCAAACTTATAATCCTGACCATTATGCCTTAACCTTGGCTAAAAATCATGATTATGACCGTTTCTATCAAACCGAAATGCAATACCGGAAACTTAACCAGTATTCACCGTATTATTTTACCGTTCGGTTTACCATTTCTAATTTTGACGATCATACAACGCAAGCAACGGCTGCTAAGGTGGCTGCAATTTTACAGCGGGCCGATATTCAAGCAACTAAGGTGATTGGTCCCGCTCAGTCGACCATTTCAAGAATTAATAATCAATACTATTACCAACTCTTGTACCAGCACCGAGGCAACCAGGCCATCCAAGCTGTATTACAAGAAATTCAAGAAAAGGCCCAAGATTGGTCAAAAGACAAAATTTACGTATCCATTGACGTAGACCCACAATCCTTCATGTAA
- the rsmB gene encoding 16S rRNA (cytosine(967)-C(5))-methyltransferase RsmB → MENNQVEPGSNARNGGHSGGYQTPLKLSARFQAMESVNQIIRHNHFINQEVNRVLTEEAVAEADRNLYTNLVYGSVQNYYTLDAFVRDFVAKPNKVKSWVWSLLIVSAYQMYYLDNIPNYAVVDEAVRIVRKRGNQTLAKFANGVLRNFTRRYETMADFIQTKEDPREKLTLEASLPPVWVDYFVDRFGLDEAEKLANSLNQTPFITVRANNKFNNLDNDKMTEYQEILEAEGFSVAPSPLSPFALRVTKGNPAHSSLFMNGEITIQDESALLAVEALNPKPGETVLDACAAPGGKTVQIAEAVGRTGHVIACDIAENKLPLIQENVDRMQVADHVEILHQDATALLDRFGENGSEPTSFDKILVDAPCSGVGLFRRKPDTKYHKTLQDLDALHDIQVTIMNQALPLLKKGGVITYSTCTITREENEDVVKAILDQHPDLTLKSFKHWRDNLDQSIGADGTIEILPHTYMSDGFFIASFEKN, encoded by the coding sequence ATGGAGAATAATCAAGTAGAACCAGGGTCAAATGCCCGTAACGGCGGCCATAGTGGGGGCTACCAAACGCCTTTAAAATTGTCTGCACGTTTTCAAGCGATGGAGTCAGTTAATCAAATTATCCGCCACAACCATTTCATCAACCAAGAAGTAAATCGGGTGTTAACTGAAGAAGCTGTGGCCGAAGCAGACCGTAATCTCTATACGAACTTGGTTTATGGGTCTGTTCAAAACTACTATACATTGGATGCTTTTGTCCGTGATTTTGTAGCCAAACCCAATAAAGTGAAATCATGGGTTTGGTCTTTACTCATTGTTTCGGCTTATCAAATGTATTATTTAGACAATATTCCAAATTATGCGGTAGTTGACGAAGCGGTTAGAATTGTCCGCAAACGAGGCAATCAGACCTTGGCTAAATTTGCGAATGGGGTCTTACGGAATTTCACCAGACGTTATGAAACAATGGCTGATTTTATCCAAACCAAAGAAGATCCAAGAGAGAAGTTAACCCTAGAGGCCTCATTACCGCCTGTATGGGTAGATTATTTTGTGGACCGTTTTGGCTTAGATGAAGCCGAAAAATTGGCTAATTCACTCAATCAAACGCCTTTTATTACAGTACGTGCCAACAATAAATTTAATAATTTAGATAACGACAAGATGACTGAATATCAAGAAATTCTTGAGGCAGAAGGTTTTTCCGTAGCGCCTAGTCCTTTGTCCCCATTTGCCTTACGGGTAACTAAGGGGAATCCAGCCCATTCATCCTTATTTATGAACGGGGAAATAACCATTCAAGATGAATCAGCACTTCTAGCTGTAGAAGCTTTAAACCCGAAACCAGGGGAAACGGTTCTTGACGCTTGTGCCGCACCGGGTGGAAAAACTGTGCAAATCGCTGAAGCAGTTGGCCGAACTGGGCATGTCATTGCCTGTGATATAGCAGAAAATAAATTGCCTTTAATTCAAGAAAATGTAGACCGGATGCAGGTAGCTGACCACGTGGAAATTCTCCATCAAGATGCAACTGCCTTGTTAGACCGTTTTGGGGAAAATGGCAGTGAACCGACAAGCTTTGATAAGATTTTAGTCGACGCACCATGTTCAGGGGTGGGCCTATTCCGCCGTAAACCAGATACTAAATACCACAAAACGTTGCAAGATTTGGATGCCTTACATGACATTCAAGTAACAATTATGAACCAAGCATTACCATTATTGAAAAAGGGTGGCGTGATTACCTACTCTACATGTACAATTACAAGAGAAGAAAATGAAGATGTGGTCAAAGCCATTTTAGACCAACATCCAGACCTAACATTGAAGTCATTTAAACATTGGCGAGATAATCTTGATCAGTCAATAGGAGCAGATGGAACAATTGAAATCCTACCGCATACCTATATGTCTGACGGTTTCTTTATCGCCAGCTTTGAAAAAAACTAG
- the guaD gene encoding guanine deaminase: MIGLEKAIVATYFHTPTHGQLEYQEQALITINQDGVIDRIVPADDGDYQPLIALFEERGTLIRLTDGQYLLPGFIDTHIHAPQWPQAGIALDAPLDVWLNEHTFPLEAKYKDIDFAKAVYTDLVATLLARGTTTALYFGTIHKESSFELVKIAAEKGQRALVGKVVMDDPQGNPDFYRDASTEIALQETEEFIQEVRAYGKDVIQGVYPVVMPRFAPSCTDEALAGLGALAQKYDTHVHTHCSEGQWEHDFTYERFGKTDTEALRDFGLFGKKSVMAHSNFINDDDAAIFAENQTAVAHCPISNVYFANSIIPIKHLKELNVQVGLGTDISGGFSPSLYDGIKQAVMSSRQLEDGVDTRLPQAKRGVPDSRISVVEAFSLATLGGGEALDLPIGLIKEGYAADFQVIDTKAKENRIQGFGVFEDLGQTFEKILYLANQANIQQVYVQGKLVSEK; encoded by the coding sequence ATGATTGGATTAGAAAAAGCCATTGTCGCAACTTATTTTCACACACCAACTCACGGCCAACTTGAATACCAAGAACAGGCACTGATAACCATCAACCAAGATGGGGTAATCGATAGAATTGTACCGGCTGATGATGGTGATTACCAACCGCTAATCGCCTTATTTGAAGAACGTGGCACTTTAATTCGTCTAACAGACGGCCAATATTTATTACCAGGTTTCATTGATACCCATATCCATGCCCCTCAATGGCCTCAAGCAGGGATTGCTTTAGACGCTCCCTTGGATGTTTGGTTAAATGAACACACTTTTCCACTAGAGGCTAAATATAAAGACATTGACTTCGCGAAAGCAGTTTACACAGACTTAGTGGCGACCTTACTCGCTCGTGGCACCACTACTGCCCTTTATTTCGGGACTATTCACAAAGAATCGTCATTTGAATTGGTTAAGATTGCTGCAGAAAAAGGTCAACGCGCCTTAGTTGGTAAAGTAGTTATGGATGACCCACAAGGTAACCCTGACTTTTACCGAGATGCGTCAACTGAGATTGCCCTACAAGAAACTGAAGAATTTATCCAAGAAGTGCGTGCCTATGGTAAGGACGTCATTCAAGGCGTCTACCCTGTTGTCATGCCCCGGTTTGCGCCCTCTTGTACTGACGAGGCCTTGGCAGGTTTAGGTGCACTAGCGCAAAAATACGACACCCACGTCCACACGCATTGTAGTGAAGGGCAATGGGAACATGATTTTACTTATGAACGCTTTGGTAAAACTGACACTGAAGCCCTTAGAGACTTTGGTTTATTCGGCAAAAAATCAGTTATGGCCCACTCTAACTTTATCAATGACGATGATGCTGCGATTTTTGCAGAAAACCAAACAGCGGTTGCCCACTGCCCTATTTCTAACGTTTATTTTGCTAATAGTATCATTCCCATTAAACACCTAAAAGAATTAAATGTACAAGTTGGCTTAGGAACAGATATTTCCGGTGGTTTTTCACCATCTCTATATGACGGGATTAAACAAGCTGTGATGAGCTCACGTCAATTAGAAGACGGTGTTGATACCCGGTTACCGCAAGCCAAACGCGGTGTGCCCGATTCTCGCATTTCTGTTGTAGAAGCCTTTTCGCTCGCTACACTTGGTGGTGGTGAAGCCCTAGACTTACCAATTGGTTTAATTAAAGAAGGCTATGCTGCTGATTTCCAAGTAATTGATACAAAAGCCAAAGAAAACCGTATCCAAGGATTTGGTGTCTTTGAAGATCTAGGACAAACATTTGAAAAGATCCTATACTTAGCTAACCAAGCCAATATCCAACAAGTATATGTTCAAGGTAAATTAGTTTCTGAAAAATAA
- the cls gene encoding cardiolipin synthase translates to MGLYIFYGILIFLVLNTIAAVITVLRQDRPVAAIWAWLLVLILLPGIGFIIYYFVGRKLSDQNIFRIRNQEVYGLNGLKDKYLNDKGKQKNVNHYPRGIQKMMRVLFKSDYSILTENNHVEIFISGQEKMDRLVADIYAATDSVHVQYYIFTDDEVGMRVVDALIDRAEAGLEVKLMADAVGSRRLSKKSVKRMEEAGIQFESFFSKSPFFIFNFRLNWRNHRKIVVIDGLVGYVGGFNVAKEYIGKGPLGYWRDTHFRITGDAVKTLQSRFMVDWFASKKAKPSDFDHEYFPDPEVNGETAMQIVSSGPDEESDQIKMGYLQMINIAEEYIYIQTPYFIPDEAIFEAVEMAALSGVEVHIMIPSKPDHPLVYRATEYYVKSLLPAGVHVHKYREDGFLHAKTVCVDGHVASVGTANFDIRSFALNFEINAFVYDRKLVAQLEEIFKNDLKESTQVDINHFENQTKWKKFRQGFSRLFSPVL, encoded by the coding sequence ATGGGTTTATATATTTTTTATGGGATTTTAATTTTTTTAGTGTTAAATACCATCGCCGCAGTTATTACCGTCCTTAGACAAGACCGTCCTGTGGCGGCTATTTGGGCTTGGCTACTGGTCCTTATATTACTACCGGGTATTGGATTTATCATTTACTATTTTGTAGGCCGGAAACTTTCCGACCAAAATATCTTTAGGATCCGAAACCAAGAAGTTTATGGATTGAACGGATTAAAAGATAAGTACCTAAATGACAAGGGTAAACAGAAAAATGTCAACCACTATCCACGAGGTATTCAAAAAATGATGCGTGTCTTGTTTAAGAGTGACTATTCAATCTTGACTGAAAACAATCATGTCGAAATCTTTATTTCAGGCCAAGAAAAAATGGACCGACTAGTTGCGGATATCTATGCCGCAACAGATTCGGTGCATGTACAATACTACATTTTTACTGATGATGAAGTGGGTATGCGGGTAGTAGACGCCTTAATTGACCGGGCCGAAGCGGGATTAGAGGTCAAATTGATGGCTGACGCAGTGGGTAGTCGTCGGCTAAGTAAGAAATCAGTGAAACGCATGGAAGAAGCAGGGATACAGTTTGAAAGTTTCTTCTCAAAAAGTCCCTTCTTTATTTTTAATTTTCGTCTAAACTGGCGTAACCACCGTAAAATTGTGGTGATTGACGGTTTAGTCGGTTATGTAGGAGGCTTTAATGTAGCCAAAGAATATATTGGTAAAGGACCTTTAGGTTATTGGCGTGATACCCATTTTCGGATTACAGGAGATGCCGTCAAAACTTTACAAAGCCGTTTTATGGTAGACTGGTTCGCTTCTAAAAAAGCCAAACCAAGTGACTTTGACCATGAATATTTCCCAGACCCAGAAGTAAATGGTGAAACAGCCATGCAGATTGTTTCATCAGGTCCAGACGAAGAATCTGACCAAATTAAAATGGGTTACCTGCAGATGATTAATATTGCAGAAGAGTATATTTATATTCAAACACCTTACTTTATTCCAGACGAAGCCATCTTTGAAGCAGTTGAGATGGCAGCCTTATCAGGTGTGGAAGTCCATATCATGATTCCATCAAAACCTGACCACCCATTAGTATATCGAGCAACTGAATACTATGTAAAATCCTTACTGCCAGCTGGTGTTCACGTACATAAATACCGTGAAGATGGGTTCTTACATGCCAAAACAGTATGCGTAGACGGTCATGTTGCCAGCGTTGGGACTGCTAACTTTGATATCCGAAGCTTTGCTTTGAATTTTGAGATCAATGCCTTTGTTTACGACCGCAAACTCGTTGCCCAATTAGAGGAAATCTTCAAAAACGACTTGAAAGAATCGACTCAAGTAGATATCAATCATTTTGAAAACCAAACAAAATGGAAGAAATTCCGTCAAGGGTTCTCGAGATTGTTCTCTCCAGTTCTATAA
- a CDS encoding ribonuclease J, translated as MSDINIIALGGVRENGKNMYLVEVDEAIYVLDCGLVYPPDELLGIDMMIPDFTYLKENQDRVAGVFLTHGHADAIGALPYLLKDIQVPVFGTELTIELAKIQTKKIGLKNYQDFHIISEDNEIDFGNVVIKFFKTTHSVPESVGIEVSTPEGSIVYTGDFKFDMTVSDAYKTDFSRIVEIGRDGVFALLSDSNAAENMKPNATEIEIEQGLLKEVRNAKGRVIVAAVASNLMRIQQVLDVASKLGRRVFLDDTELEEIIDVAIRLGKLSIPSKDLITNLKDLGRFEDHEIIFLETGKSGEPLTTLQKMASSRHTTVSIKDGDKVIIVTTPSYDMEKVVAETKNDVYRAGGEVVELAQAYASSGHASPKDLQLMISLLKPKYVVPISGEYRLMSAHKHLATEVGIPEESVFLLDKGDILTYKDGNIHIGGAVPASNVLIDGSGVGDIGNIVLRDRRILSEDGIFLVVLTISRRLGKILSGPEIISRGFIYMKASETLLDESKDLVVEVTEENLKDKNFEWSKLKGDIRDALSKKLYSETQRRPMILPVIMEASNYHPDKKDKKKGKQN; from the coding sequence ATGAGTGATATTAATATCATCGCTCTGGGTGGTGTCCGTGAAAACGGGAAAAACATGTACCTAGTCGAAGTTGATGAAGCAATCTATGTCTTAGACTGTGGTCTTGTATACCCACCAGATGAATTATTAGGAATCGATATGATGATTCCAGACTTTACATACTTAAAAGAAAACCAAGACCGTGTAGCAGGGGTATTTTTAACCCACGGCCATGCGGATGCTATTGGTGCTTTACCGTATTTATTAAAAGATATTCAAGTACCCGTATTTGGTACTGAATTAACAATTGAATTAGCGAAAATTCAAACCAAGAAAATTGGCTTGAAGAATTATCAAGACTTCCATATTATTTCGGAAGATAATGAAATTGATTTTGGGAATGTCGTGATTAAATTCTTTAAAACCACTCACTCTGTACCTGAATCAGTAGGGATTGAAGTCTCTACACCAGAAGGCTCAATCGTTTATACAGGTGACTTCAAGTTTGATATGACAGTTTCAGATGCATATAAAACAGACTTTTCTCGTATTGTTGAAATCGGTCGTGACGGTGTATTCGCCTTACTATCAGATTCCAATGCAGCAGAAAATATGAAACCCAACGCCACTGAAATTGAAATTGAACAAGGTTTGTTGAAGGAAGTGCGCAATGCTAAAGGTCGTGTTATCGTTGCGGCGGTGGCTTCAAACTTAATGCGTATTCAACAAGTTTTAGATGTTGCAAGTAAACTAGGTCGTCGTGTTTTCTTAGATGATACTGAATTGGAAGAAATTATTGACGTAGCTATTCGCTTAGGCAAACTATCGATTCCGTCAAAAGACTTGATTACCAACTTGAAGGACCTTGGCCGTTTTGAAGATCATGAAATTATTTTCCTAGAAACTGGAAAATCTGGTGAGCCATTAACAACCTTACAAAAAATGGCCTCAAGCCGTCACACAACTGTATCTATTAAAGACGGTGATAAGGTCATTATTGTGACAACACCTTCTTATGATATGGAAAAAGTGGTAGCAGAAACTAAAAACGATGTTTACCGTGCAGGCGGTGAAGTGGTTGAATTAGCTCAGGCGTATGCGTCAAGTGGTCATGCGAGTCCAAAAGACTTACAATTAATGATCAGCTTATTGAAGCCAAAATATGTGGTCCCAATTTCAGGTGAATACCGTCTAATGTCTGCCCACAAACACTTGGCAACAGAGGTAGGTATTCCAGAAGAGAGTGTCTTCTTATTAGATAAAGGGGATATCTTGACCTATAAAGATGGCAATATCCATATCGGTGGTGCCGTACCAGCTTCAAATGTATTGATTGATGGATCAGGTGTTGGAGATATTGGTAATATTGTTCTTCGCGACCGCCGTATCTTATCTGAAGATGGTATTTTCTTAGTTGTCCTAACGATTTCGCGCCGTCTAGGTAAAATCTTATCTGGTCCAGAAATTATTTCTCGTGGTTTCATCTATATGAAGGCTTCTGAAACCCTATTAGATGAATCAAAAGACCTTGTCGTTGAAGTGACTGAGGAAAATCTTAAAGACAAGAACTTTGAATGGTCTAAATTAAAAGGTGACATCCGGGATGCGCTAAGTAAGAAATTATATAGTGAAACTCAACGCCGTCCGATGATTTTACCAGTCATTATGGAAGCTTCAAACTACCATCCTGACAAAAAAGATAAGAAAAAAGGGAAACAAAACTAA